One region of Acropora muricata isolate sample 2 chromosome 13, ASM3666990v1, whole genome shotgun sequence genomic DNA includes:
- the LOC136895197 gene encoding uncharacterized protein: MQNIEEEALATYSETLPLWLRYVDGTITAVHGNKIDEFHDHLNEQNTNIQFTKEIEENENRTVLEKKHHVFNIGSSVTVKCSKVETKNISWHNGSSGVKIKSGGRIELNGLSLKIKNLQMDDAGTYECRGESSTRFYTIYASAKFTHEIPNQALLSGGPGIIHCSALGNPSPYFKWTRQDGRSLQDGRFIQLANGSLMIKSIQAEDSGTYICAIKQPRGSKPSNKKSQSINVMVVVDGGWSDWSQWSHCTKNISGIQLRIRRCVNPNPQSGRKPCPGPDVTVIRGCTNISRCREEFRVNFCTTRDYPSTGSIRIFNNGIWKDLCVANWDVVERNLVCQAQGYNGSRLGVHSKSGRNSLGNTTYSCEQQNCEEENNTEIKCSGIKTFLSPQVPVRLAGVDGVNYAGRVEVFYQGKWGKICRNEWDINDVKVVCRQLGFPSALAEFLGTDTKDENISVVMSNVNCTGQESVLASCKRRQGKHQCWNNIEAQALCEPSK, from the exons atgcaaaacatcgaggaagaggccctagcaacttacagtgaaacactccctctctggctacgctacgttgacggtacgatcactgctgtacacgGAAACAAAATCGACGAATTTCACGATcacttgaacgaacagaatactaacatccagtttactaaggagatcgaggagaacg AAAACAGAACAGTGCTGGAAAAGAAACACCATGTGTTTAACATTGGAAGTAGTGTAACCGTGAAATGTTCGAAAGTAGAAACTAAGAATATCTCGTGGCATAATGGTAGTTCTGGTGTTAAAATCAAGTCAGGAGGTAGAATAGAGTTGAATGGcctctccttgaaaattaaaaacttaCAAATGGATGATGCAGGAACATATGAGTGTCGAGGAGAATCAAGCACTCGGTTCTACACCATCTATGCCAGTG CAAAATTCACGCACGAAATTCCAAACCAAGCACTTTTAAGTGGAGGTCCTGGCATTATACATTGTAGCGCCCTTGGAAATCCTTCGCCTTATTTTAAATGGACCAGGCAAGACGGACGAAGTTTGCAGGACGGGAGATTTATTCAGTTGGCAAATGGGAGCCTGATGATAAAGTCAATACAGGCAGAAGATAGCGGAACTTACATCTGTGCGATTAAACAGCCCAGAGGATCTAAACCCAGCAATAAAAAATCTCAAAGCATCAATGTTATGGTCGTGG TTGATGGTGGTTGGAGCGATTGGAGCCAGTGGAGCCATTGTACAAAAAACATCAGTGGCATACAATTGAGGATTAGACGATGTGTGAATCCAAACCCACAATCAGGTAGAAAACCTTGCCCTGGACCCGATGTAACAGTCATCAGAGGATGCACAAACATATCCCGATGCCGTGAAG agtttCGCGTAAATTTTTGCACAACAAGAGATTATCCCTCCACTGGATCCATAAGAATTTTTAACAATGGCATATGGAAAGACCTTTGCGTTGCGAATTGGGATGTCGTTGAGAGAAATTTAGTTTGCCAGGCACAGGGCTACAACGGTTCCAGGCTGGGAGTCCATTCGAAAAGTGGAAGAAATAGCTTAGGGAACACCACTTACAGTTGCGAGCAACAAAATTGTGAGGAAGAGAATAACACGGAAATTAAGTGCTCAGGTATTAAGACCTTCTTGTCTCCTCAGG TTCCCGTACGCCTAGCGGGGGTAGACGGCGTTAACTATGCTGGCagagttgaagtattttatCAGGGAAAGTGGGGCAAGATCTGCCGTAATGAATGGGATATCAATGatgtcaaagttgtttgcagACAGCTTGGCTTTCCATCTGCCCTGGCTGAATTCCTTGGAACGGATACCAAAGATGAGAACATTTCCGTTGTGATGTCAAATGTCAATTGTACTGGGCAGGAATCCGTTTTGGCATCTTGTAAGCGTAGGCAGGGAAAGCATCAGTGTTGGAATAACATAGAAGCTCAGGCATTATGTGAACCTAGTAAGTGA